taaacaacttcaataggaatacAGAATCTAACTCTCCTAAATcaatatggtttagtaaacaatttCAATAGGAATCCGAAATCTAATTCTCTTCAATCTAACTAattcttaatttaatttatcctcaattcaattcctcctaATCTAATTACAGATTAATAAACATTTCATTAGTAATGAGACTGAGCTTTCCATAGCAAATGGCATGGACCAAGCAGGCAGGGTGGCAAATGCAATGTTCTTATTAGTTGAATAAGATGTGGTTGAAAGTCCCTCCTAACAATCCCAAACGGACAAGcccgaaaaagaaaaagtgccCAATGACACTTTGATGACTAGTAATGGGCTGTGACATCTCATCTTTATAGAAAAGAAATGCATAACACGTACAGCAGGAGCAGCCAAACGTGGCTCAGTCAAAAGTAGCTTTCTACTTTCAATTCGATTAGCTAGGGCTCATCACATTCACGAGCTTCCTTCCACATTCCACTccattaaattattaattcacCTAAGCCATCAATCCATATGAATCACATTATCCGCCCCCAGGTCTGGTTAGAAATGTATAGGAATagcaatttttgttatttttgaccaataacataataatatatagaataattttttcacatatcattgtgttattaaccgaaataataaaatagtgTTATCTCTATTACATATAAGTATTTTTGCCAGGCCAGGGCCAGGGTCCCTTTCCTCGACCAACCCTCCAAAAAGATAGCTAAAAACCAAACAAGGAGAAAAAGCAAACCCTCACAATTCAAAGCCACCTTACTTAATCGCTTTATCACTTCTCTTTCTatatattcaacaaaaattttGGTCTTCTTCAGAAACCCTCCTGAACTCTCAACAAATTCATcagtttgagagagagagagagagagagagagagagagagagagagagagagagagagagattgatttGGGCGATGCGATGGGAGAGGTAGAGGAAGTAACGTTGAGCCCAAAAACCCCTGCAAAGAGCCCATTTGGTTCGCGTTTTATGGTGACTCCTCTAGCCAGCCCCAGGATGAAGAAGGCCGTTGCAAGCATGAGAGGCTACTTAGAAGAAGTTGGTCACTTGACAAAACTTGATCCTCAGGACGCCTGGCTTCCCATCACCGAGTCCAGAAATGGTAATGCCTTTTACTCCGCTTTTCACACGCTCAGTTCAGGCATCGGAATTCCATCCCTCCTTCTTCCCCTCTCTTTCACCGCTCTTGGTTTGTAAGTTCTTTCTTAATTCTTCCTTTACGttacttatatatattaggGTACCTCGTTATGGCAACTTCACTGACGTGAAAACtacatctttttttctttttctgatgaTGATATATCTAATGCAGGGCATGGGGAATTATATGTCTCTCACTGGCTTTCATATGGCAGCTCTATACTCTCTGGTTACTCATACAGCTGCATGAATCTGAGTCTGGAACGCGCTACAGCAGATACCTTCGCCTTTCCATGGCTGCTTTTGGTAATTCTATGCGATCATTCACTCACTCACTGCTAATCTACGACCAATTATTATTAAACTTTGCAACGTCTTCACAGAGTCCCCACTTtccaaattaataataattaaacaatcGTGAAGATTATTAATACTAAGGAAAAATCAATATGCTTTTTTTAGGGTTCGCATGAGTCGCCACCTCCACAGGAAACAATATAAAATGTATACGGTTTCgtgataattaattagtatgaTATTATTGGCTTTGAAGAATTATAACTATATACAATCTTTGCTTAATTATCCATCACTTTTACCTTTATTATTAGTTCCCTAATCGCTAGATAATGATTAAGCAAGTGACCGATGATGCATGCTACTAGCCCAGTTCGATATGAGGCAAGAAATCTCAATCATTCAACTAACTAACTAACTAactaactatatatatatatacagataaCTTTCATTGAGGAATCTctcaaattagtttatttaagGAACACTCCTTGTAGGGCCCATTCCGCATccgcattgtatttcaatgatccaaacctTCTATGttttagataatcattcaaatatcatctctataaaaaatcacttaaatccAATATCGTTTGCCCACTCAATTATATTATTGAAATtctagtactttcttgaaacATCTTGTTCATGAATTTTGTATGATATAATTGGATatcgaaacggtttccgatttgtctaatttttggcaaggatgatctataaatgtagacctaaaaaataaatggtttgaatcattggaaaaaaattcgtaTGGTACCCTAAAAGGTGTtcatttgagggatccctcaccctacgattttttttttcaatgatccaaaccgtctatttttcaagtcttcattcatagatcattcATGCAAAAAAtcagacaaattgaaaatcattaagacATCTAATTGAAAcctacaaaatcaatcaatacattacttcaagaaagtacttaaatttcaataatttaattgaactgtaaaataatattggatttaagtgattttttatatatatgatatttgaatgaatatctacaaaataaacGGTTTGAATTAATCAAATACAATTCAAAATGAACTCTACAAGAatgtctctcaaataaaagTTTATTTCATCtctgtaatatatatatatatatatatgaatgagGCATAACAATCTTGCATGAATTGAATTGCATATGGCAGTAAAATTAAGTCTGTGTGATATTGACCGGCCGTGGACCCTCTTTTGAATCTATGATATTATCCATTagtcttaaaaataaataacattgGTTACTGAGAAAGTAAGTTGGCGTCTttagattaaaaaaacaaggaaaaaaaaaaagtattcaaAAGATTTTTTCCTTGTAGCGACAAACTTGGCTAGcgtatttaattttgaaaactaaTCAAGTGCACGCATGTGTGTTTGTATGTGTACGTTACAGGTGAGAAACTGGGGAAATTTCTTGCGCTGTTTCCAATCATGTACCTCTCAGGAGGCACGTGCGTAACCCTGATCATGATCGGCGGTGGGAccatgaaaatattttatgaaatcGTGTGCGGTGGTACCGGCGTAGTGAATCCACTGTCGACGATAGAGTGGTACTTGGTGTTCACGGGCTCAGCCATCCTTGTTGCTCAGCTTCCTAACCTCAACTCCATCGCTGGAATTTCCCTCATTGGGGCTCTCACCGCCGTGAGCTACTGCACGCTCATCTGGGTGGTTTCCATAAGCAAACATAGGGCACTGCCTGCTGTTTCCTATCAGCCGCCGGAATCAAAACCTAATGCAGCAGCAGCCACCGTTTTCAGTGTTCTAAATGCGCTTGGGATAATTACCTTCGCTTTCAGAGGCCACAATCTTGTGCTCGAA
The window above is part of the Prunus dulcis chromosome 1, ALMONDv2, whole genome shotgun sequence genome. Proteins encoded here:
- the LOC117617685 gene encoding lysine histidine transporter-like 8 — encoded protein: MGEVEEVTLSPKTPAKSPFGSRFMVTPLASPRMKKAVASMRGYLEEVGHLTKLDPQDAWLPITESRNGNAFYSAFHTLSSGIGIPSLLLPLSFTALGLAWGIICLSLAFIWQLYTLWLLIQLHESESGTRYSRYLRLSMAAFGEKLGKFLALFPIMYLSGGTCVTLIMIGGGTMKIFYEIVCGGTGVVNPLSTIEWYLVFTGSAILVAQLPNLNSIAGISLIGALTAVSYCTLIWVVSISKHRALPAVSYQPPESKPNAAAATVFSVLNALGIITFAFRGHNLVLEIQGTMPSSTKNPSRLPMWNGVKFAYLIIALCLFPLAIAGYWAYGNSIPSNGGMLNALYKFHSHDTSKFVLGLTSMLVVVNSLSSFQIYAMPVFDNLELRFTSCMNKPCPRWLRSGFRIFFGCFAFFIAVALPFLPSLAGLLGGIAVPITLAYPCFMWILIKKPCKNSAIFHWLLGSLGIVLSISIVTGAIWNIATIGIQVHFFKPE